Proteins from one Ranitomeya variabilis isolate aRanVar5 chromosome 1, aRanVar5.hap1, whole genome shotgun sequence genomic window:
- the LOC143766138 gene encoding uncharacterized protein LOC143766138 → MLKNNPNADFHDEPHTLCSDLSNNGIPIVRSSDMTSLSLQSNPLQISQSPTRDFITQEQHKSQCSVPAMQAFRMNSNLQNEESNCSSVLLNAPDFTHTSSHTGSASNTFAEIKSMGNEMHASENKGDARVKEQEHEKSPPLEDPNIYSSSPRNSFTEPLCRTSSHNENNPSCSFLNIDFKPPEFVATSPTAFSNTKFFSFVILHVPEDQDEAGRVCEILNNLEIGEGTTFCEGFETAGVSPLKCLEDSVENSAYIVLLLTTSFLSKWGEFQTNTVLMNSIEDANKSDTIIPFIPKFKTLLGKIPLTLKSIIPLNEKSHLFEKLVKNTFKRDIIRRQQGRWQREQHLRALKRNVEDVKEISNAHAMQQHFTEDISILLSNMLQQLIPAQVIQINNASNIQIGNQNSMNIQQTTSVSQTEHDQEFHRDFQS, encoded by the coding sequence ATGTTGAAGAACAATCCAAATGCAGACTTTCATGATGAGCCCCACACTTTATGTTCTGACCTATCTAATAATGGGATTCCAATTGTCAGATCATCAGACATGACTTCTCTTTCTCTTCAATCCAATCCGTTGCAAATTAGTCAATCCCCCACAAGAGATTTTATAACACAGGAACAGCACAAGAGTCAGTGCAGCGTGCCAGCCATGCAGGCTTTCAGAATGAATTCAAACCTTCAAAATGAAGAATCAAATTGCAGTTCGGTTCTTTTGAATGCACCTGACTTTACACATACCTCAAGTCACACTGGATCAGCATCAAATACTTTTGCTGAAATAAAGAGCATGGGGAATGAGATGCATGCTTCCGAGAACAAAGGTGATGCGCGAGTTAAGGAGCAAGAACATGAAAAGTCACCACCTCTAGAAGACCCTAATATTTATTCCAGTTCGCCTAGAAATTCATTCACTGAGCCCCTTTGTAGAACATCATCCCATAATGAGAACAATCCTTCATGTTCTTTTTTAAACATAGATTTCAAGCCTCCAGAATTTGTAGCAACATCTCCAACCGCCTTCTCAAATACCAAGTTTTTCAGCTTTGTCATACTGCATGTCCCAGAAGATCAAGATGAAGCTGGGAGGGTGTGCGAAATTTTAAACAACCTTGAAATTGGAGAAGGCACAACATTTTGTGAAGGATTTGAGACTGCAGGAGTAAGTCCACTCAAATGTCTAGAAGATTCAGTGGAAAATTCTGCCTACATTGTTCTTCTGCTCACTACTAGCTTTTTGTCCAAGTGGGGTGAGTTTCAAACCAATACAGTTCTTATGAACTCAATTGAAGATGCAAATAAATCAGACACTATCATTCCTTTTATTCCAAAGTTTAAAACACTGTTAGGTAAGATACCTTTGACTCTTAAGTCAATAATTCCACTGAATGAGAAATCCCATCTCTTTGAGAAACTAGTGAAGAACACATTCAAACGGGATATAATCAGAAGACAGCAAGGTCGCTGGCAACGAGAACAGCATTTAAGAGCATTAAAAAGGAATGTAGAAGATGTTAAAGAAATATCTAATGCTCATGCGATGCAACAGCATTTTACTGAGGATATATCAATATTGCTGTCCAACATGCTACAGCAACTAATCCCAGCACAAGTTATTCAAATAAACAATGCAAGTAATATTCAGATAGGCAACCAAAATAGCATGAATATTCAACAAACTACAAGTgtgtcacagactgaacatgatcaAGAATTCCACAGGGATTTTCAAAGCTAA